The genomic window CCGTCGCTGTCCGAGATCTTCATCGTCGAGGGTGACTCCGCAGGCGGCTCCGCCGTGCAGGGTCGCAACCCGGAGACCCAGGCGATCCTCCCGCTCCGTGGCAAGATCCTCAACGTCGAGAAGGCACGCCTCGACCGCGCCCTCGCGAACAACGAGGTCCAGGCCATGATCACGGCCTTCGGTGCCGGCATCGGTGAGGACTTCAACCCCGACAAGGTGCGCTACCACAAGATCGTGCTCATGGCCGACGCCGACGTCGACGGCCAGCACATCACGACGCTGCTGCTGACCCTCCTGTTCCGCTACATGCGCCCGCTCGTCGACCTCGGATACGTGTACCTCGCGCAGCCGCCGCTCTACCGCCTGAAGTGGTCGAACGCCGACCACCAGTACGTGTACAGCGACCGCGAACGCGACGCCCTCCTCACCGACGGTGTCGCCTCGGGCAAGCGCATCCCGAAGGAGAACGGGATCCAGCGCTACAAGGGTCTCGGCGAGATGAACTACAAGGAGCTGTGGGAGACCACGATGGACCCGCAGACGCGGACGCTCCTCCAGGTCACCCTCGACGACGCCGCGGCTGCCGATGAGATCTTCTCCACGCTCATGGGCGAGGACGTGGAGTCCCGCCGGACCTTCATCCAGAAGAACGCGAAAGACGTCCGCTTCCTCGACATCTGAGTGGCACGAACCACCCTCATCCACCGGTCACTGAGCTTGTCGAAGTGATCCACCTCGCACCAGACAGGCCCTTCGACAAGCTCAGGGACCAGGAGAAGTAAGAGAACATGGCAGACGAAACCAACGACGAGATCACGGTCCCGGACGAGGACCACGGCGTGCACGGACGGATCGACCAGGTCGACCTGCAGCTCGAGATGCAGCGCAGCTACCTCGACTACGCGATGAGCGTCATCGTCGGCCGCGCCCTGCCCGACGTCCGCGACGGCCTCAAGCCCGTCCACCGCCGCGTGATCTACGCGATGTACGACGGCGGCTACCGCCCCGACCGCTCGTTCTCCAAGTGCGCGCGCGTCGTCGGCGACGTCATGGGTCAGTTCCACCCGCACGGTGACACCGCCATCTACGACGCGCTCGTGCGCCTCGTCCAGCCGTGGAGCATGCGGTACCCGTTGGCGCTCGGCCAGGGCAACTTCGGCTCACCGGGCAACGACGGCGCGGCAGCCCCTCGATACACCGAGACGAAGATGGCCCCGCTCGCCATGGAGATGGTGCGCGACATCGACGAGGAGACCGTCGACTTCCAGCCCAACTACGACGGCGAGTCCCAGGAGCCGGTCGTCCTGCCGGCGCGCTTCCCGAACCTCCTCGTCAACGGGTCCGTCGGCATCGCGGTCGGCATGGCGACGAACATCCCGCCGCACAACCTCCGCGAGGTCGCCGACGGTGCCCTCTGGCACCTGGCGAACCCCGAGGCCAGCCGGGAAGAGCTCCTCGAGGCGCTCATGCAGCGCATCAAGGGGCCGGACTTCCCGACCGGCGCGCAGATCCTCGGTGTCAAGGGCATCCAGGACGCCTACCGTACGGGTCGCGGTTCCATCACGATGCGGGCCGTCGTGAACGTCGAGGAGATCCAGGGTCGGACCTGCCTCGTCGTCACCGAGCTCCCGTACCAGGTGAACCCCGACAACCTCGCGCTGAAGATCGCCGACCTCGTCAAGGAGGGTCGTCTCGGCGGCGTCGCCGACATCCGCGACGAGACCTCCGGTCGCACCGGCCAGCGGCTCGTCATCGTGCTGAAGCGCGATGCGGTCGCGAAGGTCGTCCTCAACAACCTCTACAAGCACACGCAGCTGCAGGACAACTTCGGCGCGAACATGCTCGCGATCGTCGACGGCATCCCGCGGACGCTGCCGCTCGACGGGTTCATCACCAACTGGGTGACGCACCAGGTCGAGGTCATCGTCCGCCGCACCGTGTTCCGACTCCGCAAGAAGGAGGAGCGCGCACACATCCTCCGCGGCTACCTGAAGGCGCTCGACGCCCTCGACGAGGTCATCGCGCTCATCCGCCGTTCACCGTCCGCCGATGAGGCACGCACGGGCCTCATGGACCTCCTCGAGATCGATGAGCTCCAGGCCAGCGCGATCCTCGACATGCAGCTGCGTCGTCTCGCCGCCCTCGAGCGTCAGAAGATCATCGACGAGGCAGCCGAGATCGAAGCGCAGATCGCCGACCTCAAGGACATCCTCGCGAAGCCGGTCCGCCAGCGCGAGATCGTCAGCGAGGAACTGACCGCGATCGTCGACAAGTACGGCGACGACCGCCGCACCGAGATCATGTTCGGTTTCGACGGCGACATGAACATGGAAGACCTGATCCCCGAAGAGGAGATGGTCATCACCGTCACCCGCGGCGGGTACATCAAGCGCACGCGGAGCGACAACTACCGTCAGCAGCACCGCGGTGGCAAGGGCGTCAAGGGTGCCCAGCTGCGCGCGGACGACGTGGTCGACCACTTCTTCGTGACGACGACGCACCACTGGCTCCTCTTCTTCACCACGAAGGGCCGCGTGTACCGCGCGAAGGCCTACGAGCTGCAGGAGGCCGGCCGCGACGCCAAGGGCCAGCACGTCGCCAACCTGCTCGCCATGCAGCCGGATGAGGAGATCGCCGAGATCCTCGACATCCGCGACTACGAGGCCGCGACGTACCTGGTCCTCGCGACACACGACGGCCTCGTCAAGAAGACGGCGCTCTCGGAGTACGACACCAACCGTTCGGGCGGCATCATCGCGATCAACCTGCGCGAGGGCGACGAGCTCACCTCCGCGCTGCTCGTGGAGAACGACAGCGACGTCCTGCTCGTGTCGCGCAAGGGCATGTCGATCCGCTTCACGGCGAGCGACGAGACCCTGCGGCCGATGGGACGCGCGACGAGCGGCGTCATCGGCATGCACTTCCGCGACGACGACAAGCTGCTCTCGGCGTCGGTGCTGCCGTCCGTCGAGGGTGAGGAACGCGAGGCGTTCGTCTTCGTCGTGACCGAGGGCGGCTACGCGAAGCGCACCAACATCGACCAGTACCGCGGCCAGAATCGCGGCGGTCTGGGCATCAAGGTGGCCAAGCTGAACGACGATCGAGGCACCCTCGCGGGCGCCCTGATCGTCGACGAGAGCGACGAGGTCCTTGTGGTTCTTGCCAGTGGCAAGGTGGTAAGGTCTGCCGTGGCCGAAGTTCCAGCGAAGGGGCGCGACACGATGGGCGTCGTCTTCGCGCGTTTCGCGGAGAGCGACCGAATCATCGCGCTGGCCAAGAACAGTGACCGAAACCTTGAGACCCAGGATGTTCCGGAGACGGTTGCAGACGCAGCCGCCTCGGAGGGTGCAGAACCCGAGGCATCCGTGCCGGACGAGACTCCGGCGATGAAGGAAGAAGTAGATGAGCAGTAGCGTCGCAGAGAAGTTGGCCAAGAAGTCGACCAAACGCACCAGCACCAAGCAGGTGCGCCTGAAGCTGGTGTACATCGACTTCTGGTCGGCGGTGAAGCTGTCGTTCCTGGCGGCGATCGCGGTCGCCGTGGTCATCGTGGTGTTCTTCTTCCTCGTCTACACCGTGCTGAACACCACCGGTGTCTTCACGAAGGTCGGTGGCCTGTTCACCGACATCGCGGGCCCGGGGAACAACATCCTGCAGTACGTCAACCTGCCGCAGGTCATGGCCTTCGCGGGCATCGTGGCGCTGCTCAACCTCATCGTCATCACGCTGATGGGAGCCCTCCTCGCGGGGCTCTACAACCTCAGCGTGAAGATCACGGGTGGCCTGCTCGTCGGGTTCACCAACAACTGACGCTCGGTCGGGTCGGCGCCGCGCCGTGCGGCGCCGCCCGATTATGAGTTGCGGCGGGAATCGGGTAGTCTCAACAAGGTTCAAAACGGGGCTATAGCTCAGGCGGTTAGAGCGCTTCGCTGATAACGAAGAGGTCCCAGGTTCAAGTCCTGGTAGCCCCACCCTGCACGACCAGTAACACACCGATTGGATCGGATCCCCGGATCTGTTCCATCCGGGGCCTTAGCTCAGTTGGTAGAGCGCCTGCTTTGCAAGCAGGATGTCGGGAGTTCGATTCTCCCAGGCTCCACAGTCCAGAAACGCCCTCGGCAGACGCCGGGGGCGTTCTCCGTTGTCGCGGGGCCCGGCGGTTAGGCTGGCGGCATGGATATCCGCGTCGCTGCATATGCCGTCATCGTCGACGAACGGGGCATGCTGCTCTCCCATTGGAACGAGAGCGGACACAGCGGATGGACGCTCCCCGGCGGCGGGATCGACCCCGGTGAGGACCCGGCCGACGCGGCGGTCCGCGAAGTGTTCGAGGAGACCGGCTACCACGCCGAGCTCGACGAGCTGATCGGCGTCGACTCGCAGGTCGTGCCGGTCGAGCGCCGGCTCAGCACGGCTGCCTCCGGGCCGCTCCACACGCTGCGCATCGTGTACCGGGCGCACCTCGTCGGCGGCACGCTGACCTACGAGGCCGACGGCAGCACTGATTATGCCGCGTGGTACCCGCTCGAGGAGGTCGGCTCACTCGACCGTGTCAGCCTGGTCGACGTCGGACGACGCTTCGCCGGCCTCATCTGAGCACAGCCGTCACAACACGAAGCCCCTCCCCGGTCGGAACCGGCGAGGGGCTGCGTCGTGCGATGCGGGATCAGGAAGCGGCAGGCTCCTCGTCGGAGACCCACAGCTCGTCGTCTGCGCGGAACGTCTGCCAGACGGCGTAGGCGACACCGGCAGCGGCGAGGACGCCGAGGCCGATCGCGATGACGGTACCGGCGCTCGCGCCCT from Plantibacter flavus includes these protein-coding regions:
- the gyrA gene encoding DNA gyrase subunit A: MADETNDEITVPDEDHGVHGRIDQVDLQLEMQRSYLDYAMSVIVGRALPDVRDGLKPVHRRVIYAMYDGGYRPDRSFSKCARVVGDVMGQFHPHGDTAIYDALVRLVQPWSMRYPLALGQGNFGSPGNDGAAAPRYTETKMAPLAMEMVRDIDEETVDFQPNYDGESQEPVVLPARFPNLLVNGSVGIAVGMATNIPPHNLREVADGALWHLANPEASREELLEALMQRIKGPDFPTGAQILGVKGIQDAYRTGRGSITMRAVVNVEEIQGRTCLVVTELPYQVNPDNLALKIADLVKEGRLGGVADIRDETSGRTGQRLVIVLKRDAVAKVVLNNLYKHTQLQDNFGANMLAIVDGIPRTLPLDGFITNWVTHQVEVIVRRTVFRLRKKEERAHILRGYLKALDALDEVIALIRRSPSADEARTGLMDLLEIDELQASAILDMQLRRLAALERQKIIDEAAEIEAQIADLKDILAKPVRQREIVSEELTAIVDKYGDDRRTEIMFGFDGDMNMEDLIPEEEMVITVTRGGYIKRTRSDNYRQQHRGGKGVKGAQLRADDVVDHFFVTTTHHWLLFFTTKGRVYRAKAYELQEAGRDAKGQHVANLLAMQPDEEIAEILDIRDYEAATYLVLATHDGLVKKTALSEYDTNRSGGIIAINLREGDELTSALLVENDSDVLLVSRKGMSIRFTASDETLRPMGRATSGVIGMHFRDDDKLLSASVLPSVEGEEREAFVFVVTEGGYAKRTNIDQYRGQNRGGLGIKVAKLNDDRGTLAGALIVDESDEVLVVLASGKVVRSAVAEVPAKGRDTMGVVFARFAESDRIIALAKNSDRNLETQDVPETVADAAASEGAEPEASVPDETPAMKEEVDEQ
- a CDS encoding DUF3566 domain-containing protein, producing the protein MSSSVAEKLAKKSTKRTSTKQVRLKLVYIDFWSAVKLSFLAAIAVAVVIVVFFFLVYTVLNTTGVFTKVGGLFTDIAGPGNNILQYVNLPQVMAFAGIVALLNLIVITLMGALLAGLYNLSVKITGGLLVGFTNN
- a CDS encoding NUDIX hydrolase, producing the protein MDIRVAAYAVIVDERGMLLSHWNESGHSGWTLPGGGIDPGEDPADAAVREVFEETGYHAELDELIGVDSQVVPVERRLSTAASGPLHTLRIVYRAHLVGGTLTYEADGSTDYAAWYPLEEVGSLDRVSLVDVGRRFAGLI